The following proteins are encoded in a genomic region of Streptococcus constellatus subsp. constellatus:
- a CDS encoding alpha/beta hydrolase has translation MMKKIVLITGILTILIAISAVFFYRVNAEGKLNKQKYIQSTTPTLFFHGYGSSANAERHMTNAAKKAGVTNTIIRANVDRNGQVTLKGKIPKGAINPIVEVNYEDNRNPNKVSQYAKAVVTKLQQTYGFKKMNMVGHSLGNMSILYYLLEYGQDESLPQLQKQVNIANFAAGLQVMGVSSDLKVDEKTGKPNQTSAIFQKLLGLREIFPQKQIDVLNIYGDYKNGSDGSVLNAASRALKYLVADNAKSYQEKKITGALAQHSKLHENPEVDKILIQFLWGK, from the coding sequence ATGATGAAGAAAATAGTTCTAATTACAGGGATTTTAACGATTTTAATCGCTATATCTGCTGTATTTTTTTATCGTGTCAATGCTGAAGGAAAACTAAATAAACAAAAGTATATACAATCGACTACACCAACGCTTTTCTTTCATGGTTATGGAAGCAGTGCTAATGCCGAACGACACATGACAAATGCTGCTAAGAAAGCTGGAGTGACCAATACTATCATTCGCGCAAATGTAGATAGAAACGGTCAAGTGACTTTGAAAGGAAAAATCCCTAAAGGAGCTATTAATCCGATCGTAGAAGTGAACTATGAGGATAACCGCAATCCAAATAAGGTCAGCCAATATGCAAAAGCAGTGGTTACTAAACTGCAGCAAACCTATGGCTTTAAGAAAATGAATATGGTTGGTCATTCTCTTGGAAATATGTCCATTCTCTATTACCTTTTAGAATATGGACAAGATGAAAGTTTGCCACAGTTACAAAAGCAAGTCAATATCGCAAATTTCGCAGCTGGTTTACAGGTGATGGGAGTTTCTTCTGATTTAAAAGTTGATGAAAAAACTGGTAAGCCAAATCAAACAAGTGCGATTTTTCAAAAATTATTAGGTTTACGCGAAATTTTTCCTCAAAAACAAATTGATGTTTTGAATATCTACGGGGATTACAAAAACGGGTCAGATGGCTCCGTTTTAAATGCAGCATCTCGTGCTTTAAAATATCTCGTAGCGGATAATGCCAAATCATATCAAGAAAAGAAGATTACCGGCGCTTTGGCTCAGCATAGCAAATTACACGAAAACCCAGAAGTAGATAAAATACTGATTCAATTTTTGTGGGGAAAATAA
- the ucpA gene encoding SDR family oxidoreductase UcpA has translation MAKLDGKVALITGAAVGLGQGIASVYAKYGAKLCLFDQDPQVEATAQELRDSYQIDIISYIGDVSRLEDLEAAVSQTIQAFGHLDIACCNAGICKLAPFEEMTDQIRDQHINVNIKGVWNTCQATIKPMLKQRAGAIVIASSVTGDFVADAGEAAYAMTKAALVGLTKALAVEYADRNIRVNCSQLGYARTPMVEKMALESNPEHPEVPIQDIAAAVPMKRLAKPQEVGELFAFLGSDESSYLTGSQIVIDGGSTLPETMSMGTN, from the coding sequence ATGGCTAAATTAGATGGAAAAGTTGCTTTGATTACTGGAGCTGCTGTCGGTCTGGGTCAGGGCATTGCCTCAGTCTATGCCAAATATGGCGCCAAGCTCTGCCTTTTCGATCAAGACCCTCAAGTAGAAGCAACTGCTCAAGAACTTCGTGACAGCTACCAAATAGATATTATCAGCTATATCGGTGATGTCAGTCGTCTAGAAGATTTGGAAGCGGCCGTCTCTCAGACTATCCAAGCCTTTGGGCATCTTGATATTGCCTGCTGTAATGCTGGTATCTGCAAGCTGGCGCCCTTTGAAGAAATGACAGACCAGATACGGGATCAACATATTAATGTCAATATCAAGGGCGTTTGGAACACTTGTCAGGCAACCATCAAGCCCATGTTGAAACAGAGAGCAGGCGCTATCGTCATCGCATCATCTGTGACAGGCGATTTTGTTGCTGATGCTGGAGAAGCAGCTTATGCGATGACCAAGGCAGCTCTGGTCGGCTTAACCAAGGCCTTGGCAGTAGAATATGCCGATCGCAATATCCGAGTTAACTGCAGCCAGCTAGGCTATGCTCGGACACCGATGGTCGAAAAAATGGCCCTGGAATCCAACCCAGAACATCCAGAAGTTCCTATTCAAGATATTGCGGCCGCTGTCCCAATGAAAAGATTAGCTAAACCGCAAGAAGTAGGGGAACTCTTTGCCTTTTTAGGTAGTGACGAATCCTCCTATCTTACAGGATCTCAAATTGTCATTGACGGCGGTAGTACCCTACCAGAAACTATGAGCATGGGCACAAACTAG
- the ffh gene encoding signal recognition particle protein: MAFESLTERLQNVFKNLRRKGKISESDVQEATKEIRMALLEADVALPVVKDFIKKVRERAVGHEVIDTLNPAQQIIKIVDEELTTVLGSDTAEIIKSPKIPTIIMMVGLQGAGKTTFAGKLANKLKKEEAARPLMIAADIYRPAAIDQLKTLGQQIDVPVFSLGTEVPAVEIVRQGLEQAKANHNDYVLIDTAGRLQIDEKLMNELRDVKVLAQPNEILLVVDAMIGQEAANVAREFNAQLEVTGVILTKIDGDTRGGAALSVRQITGKPIKFTGTGEKITDIETFHPDRMSSRILGMGDMLTLIEKASQEYDEQKSLEMAEKMRENTFDFNDFIDQLDQVQNMGSMEDLLKMIPGMANNPAMKNFKVDENEIARKRAIVSSMTPAERENPNLLNPSRRRRIAAGSGNSFVEVNKFIKDFNQAKSVMQGVMSGDMNKMMKQMGLNPNNMPKNMPGGGGIPDMTALEGMMGQGGMPDMSSLGGAGMPDMSQMFGGGLKGKIGEFATKQAMKRMANKMKKAKKKRK; encoded by the coding sequence ATGGCATTTGAAAGTTTAACCGAACGTTTACAAAACGTCTTTAAAAATCTACGAAGAAAAGGAAAAATTTCAGAGAGTGATGTCCAAGAAGCGACCAAAGAAATTCGTATGGCACTCTTGGAAGCCGATGTAGCTTTACCAGTTGTCAAAGACTTTATCAAAAAAGTTCGCGAGCGCGCTGTCGGACACGAAGTTATTGATACGTTAAATCCTGCTCAACAAATTATCAAGATTGTTGACGAAGAATTGACCACTGTATTGGGTTCTGATACAGCAGAAATTATCAAATCCCCTAAAATTCCGACCATTATCATGATGGTCGGTCTCCAAGGGGCTGGTAAAACTACATTTGCAGGAAAATTAGCCAATAAACTTAAGAAAGAAGAAGCTGCTCGGCCTTTGATGATTGCTGCTGATATTTATCGTCCGGCAGCCATTGACCAGCTCAAAACTCTTGGTCAGCAAATTGATGTACCAGTATTTTCGTTAGGAACAGAAGTACCAGCAGTCGAGATTGTCCGTCAAGGTCTGGAGCAGGCCAAGGCTAATCACAATGACTATGTGCTGATTGATACAGCTGGTCGTCTGCAAATCGATGAGAAACTCATGAATGAGCTGCGTGATGTCAAAGTACTTGCTCAACCAAATGAAATTCTCTTGGTTGTCGATGCCATGATTGGGCAAGAAGCTGCCAATGTAGCTCGTGAATTTAATGCTCAGTTAGAAGTAACTGGGGTTATTCTGACTAAGATTGATGGCGATACACGTGGTGGTGCCGCTTTATCCGTCCGCCAAATTACTGGTAAACCGATTAAGTTTACTGGTACTGGGGAAAAAATTACAGACATTGAAACTTTCCACCCAGATCGAATGTCTAGTCGGATTTTAGGCATGGGAGACATGCTGACTCTGATTGAAAAAGCCTCTCAAGAATACGATGAGCAAAAATCACTTGAGATGGCTGAAAAAATGCGAGAAAATACCTTTGATTTTAATGATTTCATTGACCAACTAGATCAGGTTCAAAATATGGGTTCAATGGAGGATCTACTAAAGATGATTCCTGGTATGGCCAATAATCCTGCCATGAAGAATTTTAAGGTAGATGAAAATGAAATTGCTCGCAAACGTGCCATTGTATCATCCATGACACCAGCTGAACGAGAAAATCCCAATCTTCTCAACCCAAGTCGCCGCCGTCGGATTGCTGCAGGTTCTGGTAATAGCTTCGTCGAAGTTAATAAATTTATCAAGGACTTTAATCAGGCTAAATCTGTCATGCAGGGTGTCATGTCTGGTGATATGAATAAGATGATGAAGCAAATGGGACTAAACCCCAACAATATGCCTAAGAACATGCCTGGCGGAGGAGGAATACCAGATATGACAGCTCTAGAAGGTATGATGGGGCAAGGTGGCATGCCAGATATGTCAAGTTTAGGAGGGGCCGGCATGCCGGATATGAGCCAAATGTTTGGTGGTGGACTTAAAGGAAAAATTGGTGAATTTGCAACTAAACAAGCTATGAAACGCATGGCAAATAAAATGAAAAAAGCAAAGAAAAAGCGGAAATAA
- the lpdA gene encoding dihydrolipoyl dehydrogenase — translation MALEVIMPKAGVDMTEGQIVQWNKKVGEFVKEGEILLEIMTDKVSMELEAEEDGYLIAILKGDGETVPVTEVIGYLGEEGENIPTTVAASDASSTPTATTTSNDDNKSDDAYDIVVIGGGPAGYVAAIKAAQLGGKIALVEKSELGGTCLNRGCIPTKTYLHNAEIIESLAHAANRGIIIENPNFTVNMDKVLETKNKVVNTLVGGVAGLLRSYGVDVYKGIGTITKDKNVLVNGAELLETKKIILAGGSKVSKINVPGMESSLVMTSDDILDMKEVPESLVIIGGGVVGIELGQAFMTFGSKVTVVEMMNRIVPAMDAEVSKNLRLILDRKGMTILTKTKLEEIVEENGKLRIKVAGKEDIIADKALLSIGRVPDLEGIGEVDFELDRGRIKVNEYMETSVSGIYAPGDINGTKMLAHAAFRMGEVAAENALKGNHVVAKLNLTPAAIYTLPEVAAVGLTEEQAREKYDIAIGEFNFAANGRAIASDAAQGFVKVIADKKYGEVLGVHIIGPAAAELINEASTIIEMEITVEEMLKTIHGHPTFSEVMYEAFADVLGMAIHAPKKK, via the coding sequence ATGGCCTTAGAAGTAATTATGCCAAAAGCCGGCGTTGATATGACAGAAGGACAGATTGTTCAATGGAATAAAAAAGTTGGCGAATTTGTAAAAGAAGGAGAAATCCTTCTGGAAATCATGACAGATAAAGTCAGCATGGAGTTAGAAGCAGAGGAAGATGGCTACTTGATTGCTATCTTGAAAGGAGACGGTGAGACTGTTCCTGTAACGGAAGTTATCGGTTATCTGGGCGAAGAAGGAGAAAATATTCCGACTACTGTGGCTGCTTCAGATGCTAGTTCAACACCAACTGCAACCACAACTTCTAACGATGATAATAAGAGTGATGATGCTTATGATATTGTGGTTATTGGTGGCGGACCAGCTGGCTATGTGGCAGCGATTAAAGCAGCTCAATTAGGAGGCAAGATTGCCCTTGTTGAAAAATCTGAACTAGGTGGAACCTGCCTCAACCGTGGCTGTATCCCGACTAAGACCTATCTTCACAATGCGGAAATTATTGAAAGTCTAGCCCATGCAGCAAACCGTGGTATTATCATTGAAAATCCAAACTTTACTGTCAATATGGATAAAGTTTTGGAAACCAAAAACAAGGTTGTCAATACACTTGTCGGAGGCGTTGCAGGTCTGCTTCGCAGCTACGGCGTTGATGTTTACAAAGGAATTGGTACCATTACCAAAGATAAGAATGTCTTGGTGAATGGTGCTGAACTTCTTGAGACCAAGAAGATTATCTTAGCTGGTGGATCAAAAGTCAGCAAGATTAACGTTCCAGGCATGGAATCATCACTTGTTATGACTAGCGATGATATTCTGGATATGAAGGAAGTTCCAGAAAGTTTAGTAATCATCGGTGGTGGCGTTGTTGGTATTGAGCTAGGACAGGCTTTCATGACCTTTGGTAGCAAGGTGACGGTTGTTGAAATGATGAATCGGATTGTTCCAGCTATGGATGCAGAAGTCTCTAAAAACCTTCGACTCATTCTTGACCGCAAGGGCATGACCATTTTGACAAAGACCAAGTTGGAAGAAATTGTCGAAGAAAATGGCAAGCTCCGCATCAAAGTTGCAGGAAAGGAAGATATCATAGCTGATAAAGCTTTGCTTTCTATCGGACGAGTGCCTGATTTGGAGGGAATTGGCGAGGTTGACTTTGAACTAGACCGAGGTCGTATCAAGGTCAATGAATATATGGAAACTTCTGTTTCAGGAATTTACGCGCCTGGAGATATTAACGGTACCAAGATGTTGGCGCATGCAGCCTTTCGTATGGGAGAAGTAGCTGCAGAGAATGCTCTCAAAGGCAATCACGTAGTTGCTAAATTAAATCTAACTCCAGCAGCCATCTACACTTTGCCAGAAGTTGCGGCAGTCGGTCTGACAGAAGAACAAGCTCGAGAAAAATATGATATAGCTATCGGCGAATTCAACTTCGCAGCAAACGGACGAGCAATTGCATCTGATGCTGCTCAAGGATTTGTCAAAGTAATTGCTGATAAGAAATACGGAGAAGTTCTCGGTGTTCACATCATCGGTCCCGCTGCAGCCGAGTTAATCAATGAAGCCTCTACTATCATCGAAATGGAAATCACGGTGGAAGAGATGCTCAAGACCATTCACGGTCATCCGACATTCTCAGAAGTTATGTACGAAGCATTTGCAGACGTACTCGGCATGGCTATTCATGCTCCAAAGAAAAAATAA
- a CDS encoding GntR family transcriptional regulator, with protein MLPAYMKIHDQIKKEIDEEIWKIGQRLPSERDLAEQFEVSRMTLRQAITLLVEEGVLERRMGSGTFVASTRVQEKMRGTTSFTEIIKAQGKTPSSQLISYRRTLPSKEEVEKLEIEKTENVIRMERVRYANHIPVVYEVASIPEKFIKNFNKEEITRHFFQTLQKHGYKIGKSQQTIYARLAKERIAHYLEIPKGHAILGLTQISYFDNGTAFEYVKSQYVGERFEFYLENN; from the coding sequence ATGCTTCCAGCTTATATGAAAATTCACGATCAAATAAAAAAAGAAATCGACGAAGAAATTTGGAAAATCGGACAACGCTTGCCAAGTGAGCGTGATTTAGCCGAACAATTTGAGGTTAGCCGCATGACACTTCGTCAGGCCATCACTCTTTTAGTAGAAGAAGGAGTACTGGAACGTCGTATGGGAAGTGGTACATTTGTAGCTAGTACACGGGTTCAGGAAAAGATGCGTGGCACAACTAGCTTTACTGAAATTATCAAAGCCCAAGGAAAGACACCTTCGAGTCAGCTTATTTCTTATCGTCGAACATTACCAAGTAAAGAAGAAGTCGAAAAATTAGAAATCGAAAAGACTGAAAACGTCATTCGTATGGAACGAGTACGATATGCTAATCACATTCCTGTAGTTTATGAAGTCGCTTCAATTCCAGAAAAATTTATTAAAAATTTTAACAAAGAAGAAATTACTAGGCATTTTTTCCAAACATTACAAAAACACGGCTATAAAATTGGGAAATCCCAACAAACCATTTATGCACGTCTTGCCAAAGAAAGGATTGCGCATTACCTGGAAATTCCTAAAGGTCATGCGATTCTTGGTTTGACACAGATTTCTTATTTTGACAATGGAACGGCTTTTGAATATGTCAAAAGTCAATATGTCGGCGAACGATTTGAATTTTATTTAGAAAACAATTAA
- the guaA gene encoding glutamine-hydrolyzing GMP synthase produces MTITTELQDVERIIVLDYGSQYNQLISRRIREIGVFSELKSNKITAAEVREINPVGIILSGGPNSVYEEGSFDLDPEILELGIPILGICYGMQLLTHKLGGKVVPAGNAGNREYGQSELIHTDSQLFASTPEQQIVLMSHGDAVTEIPQGFVRTGTSADCPFAAIENTSKKIYGIQFHPEVRHSEFGYDILRNFALDICGAKGDWSMDNFIDMQIKQIRKTVGDKRVLLGLSGGVDSSVVGVLLQKAIGDQLICIFVDHGLLRKGEAEQVMDSLGGKFGLNIIKADAAKRFLDKLAGVSDPEQKRKIIGNEFVYVFDDEASKLKDVKFLAQGTLYTDVIESGTDTAQTIKSHHNVGGLPEDMQFKLIEPLNTLYKDEVRALGTELGMPDEIVWRQPFPGPGLAIRIMGEITEEKLTTVRESDAILREEIVKAGLDRDIWQYFTVNTGVRSVGVMGDGRTYDYTIAIRAITSIDGMTADFAKIPWEVLQKISVRIVNEVDHVNRIVYDITSKPPATVEWE; encoded by the coding sequence ATGACAATTACAACTGAATTGCAAGATGTTGAAAGAATCATTGTATTGGACTATGGCAGTCAATATAATCAGCTCATCTCACGCCGTATACGCGAGATTGGTGTTTTTTCTGAACTAAAAAGTAATAAAATTACAGCTGCTGAAGTTCGTGAAATAAATCCAGTCGGAATTATCCTGTCTGGTGGGCCAAATTCTGTTTATGAAGAAGGTTCATTTGATCTTGACCCTGAAATTTTGGAATTGGGCATTCCGATTTTAGGAATTTGTTATGGAATGCAGCTTTTAACTCACAAATTAGGTGGAAAAGTTGTACCCGCAGGAAACGCTGGAAATCGTGAGTACGGTCAGTCAGAACTCATTCATACGGATTCGCAACTGTTTGCAAGCACTCCTGAACAACAAATTGTTCTTATGAGTCATGGAGACGCTGTTACAGAAATTCCTCAAGGGTTTGTACGAACCGGAACTTCTGCCGATTGTCCATTTGCAGCTATTGAAAATACATCCAAGAAAATCTATGGCATCCAATTCCACCCTGAAGTTCGTCATTCTGAGTTTGGCTACGATATTCTTCGCAACTTTGCTCTTGATATTTGTGGCGCTAAAGGTGATTGGTCAATGGATAATTTTATTGATATGCAAATTAAGCAAATTCGAAAAACTGTTGGAGATAAACGCGTTCTTCTTGGTCTATCGGGTGGTGTCGATTCATCAGTTGTTGGTGTTCTCCTTCAAAAAGCTATCGGAGACCAGCTTATCTGCATCTTTGTAGATCATGGATTGCTCCGTAAGGGAGAGGCGGAGCAAGTTATGGATTCTCTTGGCGGGAAATTTGGTCTGAATATCATCAAAGCAGATGCTGCCAAGCGTTTCCTTGATAAATTAGCTGGTGTATCTGATCCAGAACAAAAGCGTAAAATCATTGGTAATGAGTTTGTTTATGTTTTTGACGATGAAGCTAGCAAGTTAAAAGATGTAAAATTCCTCGCACAAGGAACACTATACACAGATGTGATTGAATCTGGTACTGATACTGCCCAAACAATCAAATCGCACCACAACGTCGGTGGACTTCCCGAAGACATGCAGTTCAAACTGATTGAACCTCTCAATACACTTTATAAAGACGAAGTTCGTGCGCTTGGTACAGAACTTGGTATGCCAGATGAAATTGTTTGGCGTCAGCCATTCCCAGGTCCAGGACTTGCCATTCGTATTATGGGCGAGATTACCGAAGAAAAACTCACAACTGTTCGTGAATCTGATGCCATTCTTCGCGAAGAAATCGTGAAAGCTGGACTCGATCGTGATATTTGGCAATACTTCACTGTGAATACTGGTGTTCGTTCGGTAGGTGTCATGGGAGATGGTCGAACTTATGACTACACTATTGCAATTCGTGCTATTACTTCTATTGACGGAATGACTGCAGATTTTGCTAAAATTCCTTGGGAAGTATTGCAAAAAATCTCCGTTCGTATCGTCAATGAAGTAGATCATGTTAATCGTATTGTCTACGATATTACCAGCAAGCCACCAGCAACGGTTGAGTGGGAATAG
- a CDS encoding lipoate--protein ligase, whose amino-acid sequence MKYIINNSNDTAFNIALEEYAFKHLLDEDMIFLLWINKPSIIVGRHQNTIEEINRDYVREHGIEVVRRISGGGAVYHDYNNLNYTIISKESENKAFDFKSFSIPVIKTLEELGVKAEFTGRNDLEIDGKKFCGNAQAYINGRIMHHGCLLFDVELSVLANALKVSKDKFESKGVKSVRARVTNIVDELPEKITVEQFRDLLLDYMKKEHPEMTEYAFSNDELAEINHIKETKFATWDWNYGKSPAYNVRRGTKFTSGKVEIFANVVQSKIENIKIYGDFFGIEDVAAVEEVLKGVKYEREDVLNALENLDISRYFAGISQEEITEAVVG is encoded by the coding sequence ATGAAATACATTATTAACAACAGTAATGATACAGCTTTTAATATCGCACTTGAGGAATATGCTTTCAAGCATCTCCTTGATGAAGATATGATTTTCTTGCTTTGGATCAATAAACCCTCTATCATTGTCGGACGTCATCAGAATACTATTGAAGAAATCAATCGTGACTATGTCCGAGAGCATGGCATTGAGGTTGTTCGTCGTATCAGTGGAGGTGGAGCTGTTTATCATGACTATAACAATCTCAACTATACCATCATTTCCAAAGAATCTGAAAACAAAGCCTTTGATTTTAAGAGTTTCTCTATCCCAGTCATCAAGACTTTGGAAGAATTAGGTGTAAAAGCAGAATTTACAGGACGCAACGATCTGGAAATTGACGGGAAAAAATTCTGTGGCAATGCACAAGCCTACATCAATGGTCGAATTATGCACCACGGCTGCCTGCTTTTTGACGTAGAATTATCCGTCTTAGCGAATGCCTTAAAAGTTTCCAAAGATAAGTTTGAGTCCAAAGGAGTCAAATCTGTTCGAGCTCGTGTAACCAATATCGTTGATGAATTGCCTGAAAAAATTACTGTCGAGCAATTTCGCGACCTCCTGCTAGACTATATGAAGAAAGAACATCCAGAAATGACAGAATATGCCTTTTCTAATGATGAACTAGCTGAAATCAACCATATCAAGGAAACTAAATTTGCTACTTGGGATTGGAACTATGGCAAATCGCCAGCATACAATGTTCGTCGTGGTACCAAGTTTACTAGTGGTAAAGTCGAAATCTTTGCCAATGTTGTTCAGTCAAAAATCGAAAACATCAAAATTTACGGAGATTTCTTTGGAATCGAAGATGTAGCAGCAGTAGAAGAAGTCCTCAAGGGTGTTAAATATGAAAGAGAAGATGTTTTAAATGCTCTTGAAAACCTGGATATTTCTCGCTATTTCGCTGGAATTAGCCAAGAAGAAATTACAGAAGCAGTGGTCGGCTAA
- a CDS encoding putative DNA-binding protein: protein MEIEKTNRMNALFEFYAALLTDKQMNYIELYYADDYSLAEIAEEFQVSRQAVYDNIKRTEKILEDYEMKLHMYSDYIVRSQIFDQIIEKYADDTYLQKQIATLSSIDNRE from the coding sequence ATGGAAATTGAAAAAACCAATCGAATGAATGCTCTATTTGAATTTTATGCAGCACTTCTAACAGATAAACAAATGAATTATATTGAACTTTATTATGCAGATGATTACAGTCTCGCTGAGATTGCTGAAGAGTTTCAAGTTAGCCGTCAAGCTGTTTATGATAACATCAAACGGACTGAGAAGATTTTAGAAGACTATGAAATGAAACTTCACATGTATTCAGATTATATCGTTAGAAGTCAAATTTTCGATCAAATAATAGAGAAATATGCTGACGATACCTATTTGCAAAAGCAAATTGCAACCTTATCTAGTATTGACAATCGAGAATAG
- the xerS gene encoding tyrosine recombinase XerS — MKRELLLERIEKLKTILPWYVLEYYQSKLTVPYSFTTLYEYLKEYNRFFQWILDSGIADVSQIAEIPLSVLENMTKKDMESFILYLRERPLLNANTTQNGVSQTTINRTLSALSSLYKYLTEEVENENGEPYFYRNVMKKVSTKKKKETLAARAENIKQKLFLGTETEQFLNYIDEEYPKSLSNRALSSFDKNKERDLAIIALLLASGIRLSEAVNLDLKDLNLKMMVIEVTRKGGKRDSVNVAAFAKPYLEAYLEIRAKRYKAEKSDTALFLTEYRGVPNRIDASSVEKMVAKYSEDFKVRVTPHKLRHTLATRLYDATKSQVLVSHQLGHASTQVTDLYTHIVNDEQKNALDNL; from the coding sequence ATGAAGCGTGAACTACTTTTAGAAAGAATTGAAAAACTAAAGACTATTCTACCCTGGTATGTTTTGGAATATTATCAATCTAAATTAACTGTTCCATACAGTTTTACAACCTTATATGAATATCTTAAAGAATACAATCGTTTTTTTCAGTGGATTTTAGACTCTGGAATTGCTGATGTCTCACAAATTGCAGAAATTCCTTTATCGGTGTTGGAAAATATGACTAAAAAAGATATGGAATCATTTATCCTTTACCTACGGGAACGACCGTTGCTTAATGCTAATACCACGCAAAATGGAGTATCTCAAACAACTATTAACCGCACTCTTTCAGCTCTCTCTAGCCTTTATAAATATTTAACTGAAGAGGTGGAAAATGAGAATGGAGAGCCTTATTTTTATCGTAATGTTATGAAAAAAGTGTCCACTAAGAAAAAGAAAGAAACTTTAGCTGCACGAGCTGAAAATATTAAACAAAAGCTCTTTTTAGGCACGGAAACTGAACAATTTTTGAATTATATTGATGAAGAATATCCTAAAAGTTTATCTAATCGCGCCCTCTCCTCTTTCGACAAAAATAAAGAGCGAGATTTGGCAATTATAGCATTGCTTCTTGCATCTGGTATTCGCCTATCCGAGGCGGTCAATCTTGATTTGAAGGACCTTAACCTAAAAATGATGGTCATTGAAGTGACTCGTAAGGGCGGAAAAAGAGATTCTGTCAATGTTGCAGCTTTTGCCAAACCCTACTTGGAAGCCTATCTTGAGATTCGGGCCAAACGCTATAAAGCTGAAAAATCAGACACTGCCCTATTTTTGACAGAATATAGAGGTGTTCCTAACCGGATTGATGCTTCTAGTGTAGAAAAGATGGTTGCTAAGTATTCTGAAGATTTCAAAGTTCGAGTGACACCTCACAAACTCCGCCATACGCTGGCTACTCGACTTTATGATGCTACTAAATCTCAAGTTTTGGTCAGTCATCAGCTAGGACATGCCAGTACTCAAGTTACAGACCTCTACACCCATATTGTTAATGACGAACAAAAAAATGCATTGGATAATTTATAA
- a CDS encoding dihydrolipoamide acetyltransferase, with the protein MDDKKLRATPAARKLADDLGINLYDVSGSGSNGRVHKEDVETYQDTHAVRISPLAKRIAEEHNIAWNEIQGTGHRGKIMKKDVLAFLPENVESDSIKSPAVIEKVEEVPDNITPYGEIERIPMTPMRKVIAQRMVDSYLTAPTFTLNYDVDMTEMLALRKKVIDPIMEATGKKVTVTDLLSLAVVKTLMKHPYLNSSLTEDGKTIITHNYVNLAMAVGMDNGLMTPVVYNAEKMSLSELVVAFKDIIGRTLDGKLAPSELQNSTFTISNLGMFGVQSFGPIINQPNSAILGVSSTIEKPVVVNGEIVIRPIMSLGLTIDHRVVDGMAGAKFMKDLKELIEDPISMLV; encoded by the coding sequence TCAAACGGTCGCGTCCACAAGGAAGACGTGGAAACCTATCAAGATACCCATGCGGTTCGGATTTCACCGCTGGCCAAGCGCATTGCCGAGGAGCACAATATCGCCTGGAATGAGATTCAGGGAACTGGGCACCGCGGCAAGATTATGAAGAAGGATGTCCTGGCCTTCCTGCCTGAAAATGTCGAAAGTGACAGCATCAAGTCGCCGGCTGTTATTGAAAAGGTTGAAGAAGTACCAGATAATATCACGCCTTACGGTGAGATTGAGCGTATTCCAATGACACCGATGCGCAAGGTTATCGCCCAACGGATGGTGGATTCCTATCTGACGGCGCCGACCTTTACCCTCAACTATGATGTGGATATGACGGAAATGCTGGCCCTACGCAAGAAGGTTATAGATCCAATCATGGAAGCGACCGGCAAGAAGGTGACGGTCACAGATTTGCTGTCGTTGGCTGTGGTTAAGACCCTGATGAAGCACCCTTATCTCAATTCCTCCCTGACCGAGGACGGCAAGACCATCATCACCCACAACTATGTCAATCTGGCCATGGCTGTCGGTATGGATAATGGTCTCATGACACCTGTAGTCTACAACGCTGAGAAGATGAGTCTGTCTGAGCTAGTTGTGGCCTTCAAGGATATCATCGGCCGGACCCTGGATGGCAAGCTGGCACCGAGCGAGCTGCAAAATTCTACCTTCACCATCAGCAATCTGGGCATGTTTGGTGTCCAATCCTTTGGCCCGATTATCAATCAGCCTAACTCTGCGATTTTGGGAGTTAGCTCAACCATTGAAAAACCAGTCGTAGTAAACGGAGAAATTGTGATTCGACCAATTATGAGTCTTGGATTAACCATTGACCACCGAGTCGTGGACGGTATGGCAGGTGCTAAATTCATGAAAGACCTAAAAGAACTGATTGAAGACCCAATTTCAATGTTGGTATAA